A genomic region of Manihot esculenta cultivar AM560-2 chromosome 15, M.esculenta_v8, whole genome shotgun sequence contains the following coding sequences:
- the LOC110601515 gene encoding protein DETOXIFICATION 55 encodes MLSTESSQKYPTMPEVVGELKKMTDLGFPIAAMSLVGYLKNMILVVCMGKLGSLELAGGALAIGFTNITGYSVLSGLAMGMEPLCSQAFGSRNLSVASLTLQRTIVMLLLASLPIGLLWVNLEPLMLALHQDPDITRIASLYCRFSIPDLIANGLLHPLRIYLRSKGTTWPLMWCTLISIVLHLPITIFLAFTLQHGVPGIAISTCISNFNTLLFLLCYMYFTRVPEEPLYTPLSPPPQPSQPSQPPYSTSFSLGREWGILLRLAIPSCLAVCLEWWWYEFMTILAGYLSKPRVALATSAIVIQTTSLMYTLPTALSASVSTRVGNELGAGRPGKARLATAVAIGLALLSSLFGLVLTTAGKEAWGRVFTEDEEVLELSMIVLPIIGLCELANCPQTTSCGILRGSARPGIGAGINFYSFYLVGAPVAIVLGFVWKLGFVGLCYGLLAAQIACVVSILMVVYKTDWERESLKAKHLVGKASDQLAHVNQTLKSDDEEFQGVGFLGLKIEYGVVDFEK; translated from the coding sequence GTGGTGGGCGAACTAAAGAAAATGACAGACTTAGGCTTCCCAATAGCAGCCATGAGCTTGGTGGGTTATCTCAAAAACATGATCTTAGTTGTGTGCATGGGAAAGCTAGGAAGTCTGGAGCTCGCCGGCGGTGCCTTAGCTATCGGTTTCACCAACATCACAGGCTACTCAGTACTATCAGGCTTGGCCATGGGGATGGAGCCACTTTGCAGCCAAGCTTTTGGTTCGAGGAATCTGTCAGTGGCATCTCTAACTCTACAAAGAACAATTGTGATGCTGCTCCTAGCTTCCTTACCTATTGGCTTGCTGTGGGTGAACCTTGAACCTCTCATGCTTGCCCTCCATCAAGATCCTGATATAACCCGAATTGCAAGTTTATATTGCCGTTTTTCCATCCCAGATCTTATTGCTAATGGCCTGCTGCATCCTCTACGCATATATTTACGTAGTAAAGGGACTACATGGCCATTAATGTGGTGCACTTTGATTTCCATTGTTCTACACCTCCCTATCACCATATTCCTAGCTTTCACTCTTCAGCATGGGGTGCCTGGAATTGCAATTTCCACTTGTATCTCTAATTTTAACACCCTTTTATTCCTATTATGTTACATGTATTTCACTCGTGTCCCTGAGGAGCCTTTATACACGCCACTATCGCCACCACCACAGCCATCACAGCCATCACAGCCGCCATATTCGACTTCTTTTTCACTAGGAAGGGAATGGGGAATTCTACTTCGACTGGCTATACCAAGTTGTTTGGCTGTTTGTTTAGAGTGGTGGTGGTATGAGTTCATGACAATTCTAGCAGGATACTTATCAAAACCTCGTGTGGCCCTGGCGACGTCGGCTATAGTAATCCAAACCACATCTCTCATGTACACATTGCCTACAGCACTAAGTGCATCAGTGTCAACCCGAGTAGGCAACGAACTGGGAGCTGGCAGACCAGGAAAGGCGCGTTTGGCGACGGCAGTTGCAATAGGACTAGCGCTATTGAGCTCATTATTTGGGCTGGTACTGACGACAGCAGGAAAAGAAGCATGGGGGAGGGTTTTTACAGAGGATGAAGAAGTTCTTGAGCTAAGTATGATTGTACTGCCGATAATTGGATTATGTGAGCTAGCAAATTGTCCACAGACCACAAGTTGTGGGATTTTAAGAGGAAGTGCTAGGCCAGGTATTGGGGCAGGGATCAACTTTTACTCATTTTACTTGGTGGGCGCACCAGTGGCTATAGTCTTAGGCTTTGTTTGGAAACTAGGGTTCGTGGGTCTATGTTATGGACTTCTGGCGGCTCAAATTGCATGTGTAGTCTCAATCTTAATGGTGGTATACAAGACAGATTGGGAAAGAGAGTCCTTAAAGGCCAAACACTTGGTAGGCAAGGCCAGTGACCAATTAGCCCATGTAAATCAAACACTCAAATCTGATGATGAAGAATTCCAAGGGGTAGGGTTTCTCGGATTAAAGATAGAATATGGAGTGGTTGATTTTGAAAAGTGA